AGTTCTGTACTCAAGTTTTAGCCAGCGGTTGCACGTACTCATTTGCCTCTCGAAGGAGTTGAACAAGCTTAATGCGCTGCATTCGCGGTGGTTTCTGTTCTGGCTTATTCTTGAGGAATAAGCCCAGAGAGTCGTCATGCTGAGGCCTACACTCTTTAGAGTTTCTCTAAGAGGATTGAGTGCTAGGCTTCCTCTCATTTATGAGAGTCATTCTGCTGAAGCCTCCACTCTCCATAGCTCTGCTTGAACAATACTATTGGTATGTGTTCTTTTTTGTGAGCCTCGCTAACTGTCTTTAGCGCTGAGTGTTGTCAGGCATCCTCTCGCTTAAGAGAGTCATTCTGCTGAGGCCTCCACTCATCTAAGCTAGCTAAGTTTGTAATCAAGTGTTTGGCCTTCTGTGGGGCCATCTTGATGGACAGTCTTTATGTTGAGTAGGTTTGGCCTGCTCTCGCTTAAGAGAGTCGTTCTGCTGAGGCCTCCACTCACCTAAACTCCAGCTAAACTTTGAATCAAGTGTTCAGCCCTCAAGTCCTGTGTTGTTCCTTGTTCCATGAGTGTTGTTCCTCAAGTCTTGCCTCAGGGAAAAAAGTTACCCATCATGGCAGCGTTGGTATACTGTTCCCAAAGCGCCCTCTAGAGGACGCAGCAtggagttccctttcgaaagggaatgtctcaggttacacatgtaaccatggttccctgagaatagggaATTAGACGCTGCATCTCTTTGCCATGCTTCGGTATCATGCCCATGTCTCCTTAGACAAAAAAAGAGGATGATGTGTTCTACAAGTACCCTTTTATACCCTTTTATATTTGCCTACGTCATAGGCTTCCGCCTGCCAGTGTCAAGTTCATTGTCGTTATTTAATTCGTGCTTCAGGCACCGGTAATGCTGACAGTGCCCAAAGTGCCCTCTAGAggatgcagcgtctcgttccctatTCTCAGGCAACACTGGTTATAGTTTTTGCTGTCATCTTGTGGTTGAGTAACACATTGATATATTCAGCGTACAAGCCCATCTACTTTAATACTTGCTGTAATAAATGAAAGCGGTTTATTTACAGCAAGACATTGTTTTTTGTGATTCTTTTGGAAAAGAATGCAAGAATGGGTGACAGTGTTGCAAATTTCTTTGGGAGTTTGGAAATTATGTGTTATGTACATTTATGTGaagatatgtgtgtgtatgcattagATAATTATTTGGTTAACGGTTAATGGTTGAGCTTAATGATTTCAGTTGACACAAATTgagaaaatttatttatattatttgtttttcttgtcaatgctgtagtttttttttctcacattttttaaggatttatttatttatttacttattgtaaAAGTGAAATATACGTTTATAGCGATCAGCTATCAATCTCTGTATCTCAGCAGGTGTTGATGCTGTAAATATCCCGGAGTGCTTCCTCTCTCTGAAATCTTTAATGTCTCCTGTATgatgtgtgtctatttttgcctCTGGCAGGTGTGTGTGCGCACATCTTCACTGAAAAGTCTCTATATGGAGGAAGAGGAGTCCTGTTCAGCGCTGACGTTAATTTGATATATATGGTGAAAATCAGAAATGCCTCCTCTGATTTGTCactgattgtgtttgatgatttcctctgttgtgtctaataaggtaacagtgagtgtcattggcagctgtgagtctctctctctctctctttagggggctgacaggagccagtttcttcagtgtgtttgagggaGCAGAGGAGAAACTTGTGCTGCGTTTTCAGCTGACGAAAATAGTTTGTTGAGCAGAAAATGATGGAGAACTGTCGGATGCTCATATTTCTGTGCTATATTTTACAACTCATCACTTCTGGTAAGTTTATGTTTCAAGGAGATAAGGACGAAAATAATCTCAAATCAAACATTTATATGTAGTTGTATTATGCAGTggttattatataatgtatttattaaagctGTTATTTTCTTCCTGTTCCTTTAATCTTGTTTAttccccttttctctctcttGGCTTCTTATTTATCTGTTGCACAAAAAAGACCGTGTGAATGTGAGGTTGGTTGGTGGTAACAGTCGCTGTTCTggtagagtggaggttcttcacagaggtcagtggggaacagtgtgtgatgatggcTGGGATTTGGTtaatgctgcagtggtgtgtagagagctggactgtggagaacctgtagatgctcCGAGGAATGCTCATTTTGGACCAGGTTCAGAACCTATCTGGATGAGTGAGGTCTTATGTTTTGGATCAGAGTCAACACTGGGCAACTGTAGAATAAAAGGATGGGGTACACATAACTGTACTCATAGTGAAGACGCTGGAGTCATTTGTTCAGGTGAGCTGTTCCAAATCATTAAATCACTGAAAATTGTTCACATAACTAACAGGagctaaacatgcacacacacacaaaacatataatAGTTCATCTCCTATATGAGCCATTTATGCACtcctaaaaaatgtttaaaagttatTCACTGTTAAAAAGCATCTGCTTCTCtgactaaataaatgtatatatttgctgttttacattttaccCCCTCTTCCCTTTTTTGTCATTTGTCACACATCTTACAAAATTATCAGCATTTCTTGCAATCATTCGCTAAACAGTtgattcagaagaaaaaaaaaactatattcaaATCTAAAGAATCTATCttctatcatttattattattattataatttataactattattattattgttatattaataataaacaaattataatataactaaaaacaataactattattattattattattattattattattattattattattattattattattattattattattattattatcaacaacaacaacaataataataattataattattattattattattattattattgttgttgttgtagttattatatcataaccgatttattttttattttttatttttttatagaagtaaggctggttggaggttctcgctgctctgggaggttagagatccttcataatcagacgtggatgtcggtgtgtgacgctgtctttgaccagaaggatgcagaggttgtgtgtagagagctggactgtggggctcctgtacaggtgctgggagcagctgcttttgacaaaggagacgctcagatgtggacacaagagattcagtgcagaggaaatgaatctCAGATTCACCTCTGTCCAACATCACCATCACTTCATAACAACTGTTCACATGACAGTGATGTTGGACTGTTGTGTGCTGGTAGGAATTAATTTATTtggagtaaaacatttttttttttaagattagtaTGTGGTTTTCTTCTTTATTCTCTCTGTGTTTTTGCCTGATTTCTATATGTCTTTATCCCTGCCTTTTATTGTCTCTTcatctctcattctctctgtttATTACAGACAGTGTGAATTTGAGGTTGGTTGGTGGtcacagtcgctgtgctggtcgagtggaggttcttcacagaggtcagtggggaaaAGTGTGTGGTGTTGGTTGGGATTtgcctgatgctgcagtggtgtgtagagagttggactgtggagaacctgtagatgctctgAGTGATGCTCGTTTTGGACCAGGATTGCAAACAGTTTGGATGAATTATGTCATGTGTACTGGATCAGAATCTACACTAAAGAAATGTGGGTCATATGGAGATGTTGAACAAGGCTGTAGTCCTTATGGAGATGCTGGAGTTATCTGTTCAGGTAAATTGCTTAAATCTTAAGTGATGAGCCAACAGCCTTAAATCAAcctttcattaatatatatatatattttaagtgctgtttaacagtttattttcatttatatatatttatattatatatattttgggaagtcatggcctaatggttagagagtttgactcccaatcaaaaggttgtgagttcgaggcccaggccggcaggaattgtaggtggggggagtgcatgtacagttctctctccaccttcaataccacgacttaggtgcccttaagcaaggcatcgaacccgcaactgctccctgggtgctgcagcataaatggctgcccactgctgtgtgtgtgcacttcggatgggttaaatgcagagcacaaattctgagtatgggtcaccatacttggctgaatgtcaggtcactttcactatatatatataatttttatttatttattattttttctttaatcatGTATAATGCATAatctatacatatttttatttgtccaaaaatttcacaaaaatgttgTTAGAATAaaccagtattttttattttgtttcccaTGATAAATAATGTCCAGATCTAAAATAAGCGTCAGACTGTAATGAGTCCGGACCTGGTGGTCCTCCCTCTCACCAACAGAGGGCACCACTTCCATTCTCCCGGACTCATTTCCTTCACTCCGCACAGCTGCCACCCACTCACACCAGGCGACAAGGatgtcgaccggaagttgaagtcggctgggtgctgccatcttgtagcagaacttcacttgcgttagcattcccattgactcccattcattttggcgtcactttgacagcgaataactttacatctgaggcgtttaaagactccgtttgtccattatttatttctaaagatacacaacaatgtataaagggctccattaccttctatgttacattatggccccgtagaaacagtttttgtaaaaaaaaaataggctaacgattgcgtcataaccactcaactctctgtcgcattaccatacagacaggaggagaagctcgcaggtaattaacttaatatggcgtactggcgttacattttaaaatactatacacaataattaatcagaatacttactcctgctcactcacgccaaataactccccgctcaagctcgccgtctctgcaagattaacaatggcagtttgcacgcacagctactagaagatttacatctgtcagacaggttgctgacgtcgtcaagcttcgtttgagtctgcgcgtcagaaacggaagtgctaaaaaacgctaaaactgggcttcatttgtctcaattgagttccaatggggtcgctgtgtccatttcttttactttctATGACGATTCCTCACGagcatttttttattgctaaaggactcacacacttacacgcaCACCTGGGGCATGTTAAAGTTCAAAACGatgcgcaacgttttgctacggtttccgtgttgaacgtcatgtttcctggaagcAGCGTGCACtggtgtgcaacggggtttgagatcatagacagtaaaagaaatggacacagcaaccccattggaactcaattgagacaagtgaagcccatttttagcgttttttagcacttccgtttctgacgcgcagactcaaacgaagcttgatgacgtcagcaacctgtctgacagatgtaaatcttctaagtggctgtgcgtgcaaactgccatcgttaatcttgcagagacggcgagcttgagcggggagttctttgtcgtgagtgagcaggagtaagtattctgattaattattttgtatagtattttaaaatgtaacgccagtacgccatattaagttaattgcctgcgagcttctcctcctgtctgtacggtaatgcgacagagagacgagtggttatgatgcaatcgttagcctattttttacaaaaactgtttatacggggccataatgtaacatagaaggtaatggagccctttatacattgtcgtgtatctttagaaataaataatggacaaacggagtctttaaacgcctcagatgtaaagttattcgctgtcaaagtgacgccaaaatgaatgggagtcaatgggaatgctaacgcaagtgaagttctgctaaaagatggcagcccccaaccaacttcaacttccagtcgagttccttgccccctgttTGAGATGCGTTTACttttgtttggtgggtgtgtcagaactgcagtccaatcagcagcaacatgtatataaagcatgaggtattaaagtgaactcgcacacaatggcttcaaggaaaataatgtacaaatgtgttcgttgcagctcggtatatgcaacaactgaggatattagattagaagttttattgtaaaaatataggatatcaacataatgatgtagttgtttatatttttagcctcattgcaagtgtatgacatctGGTATAGAAATTAACAATGgcaattaagtgcttttcctaaaaatgagaaagaaaatacagggtattaaaaccgtatgaactacaaataaagtcagaatgtgaggctaaatagatggctccaaaaattcttcacaaagaacacaaagaatggccttttcagctgccatagttgcaactcttgcgtcatcagaacattGTATTCAACGCATCACCGTCTCTGTTCAAAAAAACATGCAAACGCAGCCCTGGTCACTACTTCGACACACCTGTCACATACTCATacacacagctgttccccattTGTTTGTGAGTATATATTCTCCACACTCCCACCTCTCTGGATTAATTGTAATCACCTATGTTTAACCGTGTTTTGCATGTCGGCTGCGTCGCTCTTGTTCCctgtgatttgtttctgttttgtttttgcttgctGTGTTGGCcttttttgttctatttaaaatattattccctgcatttggacccagaccctgttctttccTTGGCCCCATTTGCCGCGCCGTGACACagatgtataatttaatatttgatgTACGTTATAATGAGGTTAAATTTATTACCATTAAGTTTCATGAATTTAACAAAGAATCATTATTTTACAACATGTATTAACCTAGGGCAATATTAATTTCTACGtattcatttaaaacatattttttttgtaaattattaatgcATCATGGATAAGCCTGAATTCAAAGAAGCAATATTGATTAAATAGCATTATCTTAGatctataaatgttttaaaataatgttcattATTAGGTTGTGGTACCCAATGCCTTAACATATTAACAAACAGAACCTTATTAAGAGTTAccagtctttcttttttttcattgttcaGGTGTCAGGCTGGTTGGAGGTTCTCgctgctctgggaggttagagatccttcataatcagacgtggatgtcagtgtgtgatgctgtctttgaccagcaggatgcagaggttgtgtgtagagagctggactgtggggctcctgtacaggtgctgggagcagctgcttttgacaaaggagacactcagatgtggacacaagagattcagtgcagaggaaatgagtctcAGATTCACCTCTGTGCAACATCACCATCACATGACAACTGTTTGCATGGCAATGATGTTGGACTGTTGTGTGCAGGTcagaattaaaacttttttttttttttcagatttttaggGATTTTGCCATCTCACCTTGACCTTTGCTTTCTCTCTccttcagtatttatttatggtttattCTCTCTGTTCAATATTTAGACAGTGTGAATGTGAGACTGGCAAATGGTAGCAGTCGCTGTGCTggtcgagtggaggttcttcacagaggtcagtggggaacagtgtgtgatgattaCTGGGATTTGggtgatgctgcagtggtgtgtagagagctgagctgtggagaacctgtagatgctctgGGATCTGCTCATTTTGGACCAGGATCAGGACCAATCTGGATGGGTATGACCTATTGTACTGGATCAGAATCTACACTGAAGAACTGTGGATCATTCGGATGGGGTTTACATGGCTGTAATCATAGTGAAGATGCTGGAGTCAGTTGTTCAGGTGACTGAGATTGATCTTCAAAATATTTTGGAGCAAATTCACTAAACAGCTGTGCCACTCTTGTGCATTTTTGTTCTTTCTCGCACATCACACctccttttttaattaaatatggcTTATTACttgaatgaaaaaatgaaaactgtaaattcacatttatataaaagGTATATTTTGGAGACTGGATACGTTTTTATATCACTCCTGACAACCTGTCAGCCCATCACAGCTCTAGTGTGTTGTGGCACAAACTCTGCAGTATCAACTTGCTTTGCCATTTGTGTACAGCAaaaattttgtgtgtttgttttgggagGGCACAACTGATTTGTAAATTTTGCTCATTTTATTTTGGTATAAAATCTAACCTCAGTGtgttattaattttgtttaacaaattagaatactttcattaaaatcaaaaaaatttatttaaatcttgTGCCTATTAAATTTACACTTAAAATTGACACTCTAAATCTGATTTGTAtggttttatttaatatgaacatttaatttaatgtgaacAGATCATGGTCATTCCAGACTTATAATCGGACCTCACTTGTGCTCTGGGAGATTGGAGATATATCataatcagacgtggatgtcagtgtgtgatgctgtctttgaccagcaggatgcagaggttgtgtgtagagagctggactgtggggctcctgtacaggtgctgggagcagctgcttttggcaaaggagacactcagatgtggacacaagagattcagtgtagAGGAAATGAGCCTCAGATTCACCTCTGTCCAACGTCACCATCACATGGAAACAACTGTTCTCATGAAAATGATGTGGGAGTGATGTGTTCTGGTTGagtataaatatttagcaaatctttgtgtttataaaagcatatacagtatataactatATACACACAGAATACAtagaaatatactttatatatttgtatataatatgatACATTTTGATCACCGAATTGCAATTCTTTTCTTCATAGTCATGCAGACATgtacagtgaaacatacacaagcCTACACTAGACAGAATGTGGTTTGTTTTGTTCATTAGTTATAAAAGATGTCACTTGGCAGACCTGACTGATTAATTTGCAAGTTAATTATACAGGATTTCAAACATGAGCATAAATATCACAATGGACAGTCAGTTCTGCTATTTTATTTGCATTGCTTCAATTCAACCTACCGCCATTAAAAAGTGTAATGGtaaagtaacaattttttttaacaagttttttgttttttcgaaAAAATGTAACATAATTGGTAACATAATTGGTTACCATTTTTTTGGTGAGTATtgtatgcattatattttttaaattaacatactGTAGTTCAGCAATGTTTGTTTTCTGCATAAATGAGTTTTTACTTGCCTTTTGTTTTTATACTGTTTAAATAAACTCTCATGTTATGTCCAGGTTACACTGATCTCAGGATGGTAAATGGTTCAGACTCTTGTTCTGGTCGAGTTGAACATCAGTACTTCAGTAaatggggcacagtgtgtgatgcatgctgggatgtgagagctgccagtgtcctctgtagacagctgaattgtgggattgctgtgtctgttgtgggatcagactggtttggagagggaagtggtgaaatctggactgatgtgtttgattgtaacgggaa
Above is a window of Carassius auratus strain Wakin unplaced genomic scaffold, ASM336829v1 scaf_tig00216109, whole genome shotgun sequence DNA encoding:
- the LOC113097094 gene encoding soluble scavenger receptor cysteine-rich domain-containing protein SSC5D-like: MWTQEIQCRGNESQIHLCPTSPSLHNNCSHDSDVGLLCADSVNLRLVGGHSRCAGRVEVLHRGQWGKVCGVGWDLPDAAVVCRELDCGEPVDALSDARFGPGLQTVWMNYVMCTGSESTLKKCGSYGDVEQGCSPYGDAGVICSGKLLKS